One Endozoicomonas gorgoniicola DNA window includes the following coding sequences:
- a CDS encoding helix-turn-helix domain-containing protein, giving the protein MSDWRTRLKAVIEEKKISLPNLANKANYDYVTLWKALIKERHVIKRTTMNRICQVLEVDPDYIWYGHEGAPDRHDVPILEDSQVLQWVEGKKVKHSQDRIGTAYRIMSDKAFAWRSTAVDMQGLVALDSMVYFNPDLVPENMEYVLALYRGNILFRQYVEVADQQYLMPHNTAFQAATMGTGDRVLAVAVSACFSLVKDHRLVNFTSFEKFDDIQPDKLSSGTENN; this is encoded by the coding sequence GTGAGCGACTGGCGTACAAGACTTAAAGCTGTGATCGAAGAAAAAAAAATTTCTTTGCCAAATTTAGCCAACAAGGCCAATTATGACTACGTCACTCTATGGAAAGCGCTGATCAAGGAAAGGCACGTTATTAAGCGCACCACCATGAACCGTATCTGCCAGGTTCTTGAAGTTGACCCTGATTATATCTGGTACGGGCATGAGGGAGCCCCAGACCGCCATGATGTTCCGATATTGGAAGACAGCCAAGTATTGCAATGGGTCGAAGGAAAGAAAGTTAAACATAGCCAGGATCGTATAGGCACTGCATACCGGATTATGAGTGACAAAGCCTTTGCCTGGCGCAGTACGGCGGTTGACATGCAGGGGCTGGTTGCTCTGGACTCAATGGTTTATTTCAACCCAGACCTTGTGCCAGAAAATATGGAGTATGTGTTGGCCCTTTACCGTGGAAATATTTTGTTTAGGCAGTATGTTGAAGTGGCTGACCAGCAATACCTGATGCCGCACAACACTGCGTTTCAGGCCGCCACTATGGGAACTGGTGACAGGGTTCTTGCCGTCGCAGTCAGTGCTTGTTTTTCGCTTGTCAAGGATCACCGCCTTGTCAACTTCACCAGCTTTGAAAAATTTGATGATATACAGCCCGATAAGCTGTCCAGTGGGACAGAAAACAACTGA
- a CDS encoding primase-helicase zinc-binding domain-containing protein: MFSETVKQSAIGQWDTLLQNIGGLSKPETTPSKKGMPCPHCGGTDRYEFKSVENGFYMCRGCGAGDGWSMLMKRLGTDFKGAVEQVAQHLGIVQGCNIKRPIPRPAKTDDFISPEIKTAENTGNKAQYIWNQSAIDPFDHPYLVRKHLPPLKLRRYHDCLVSQVYNPQQQLVNLQFIDRDGNKRFLRGGQTKGCFQWWGKWDKHGPDSWSIFICEGVADAISTFLFYHQSRITIAAYSASNMAAVGEQLRQRCHGHRLVLVLDNDTPSSNRKYRPGMASLVAHHCFDDIILPPEGNDASDIWVKHHEQY, encoded by the coding sequence ATGTTCTCTGAAACCGTAAAGCAGTCAGCCATTGGTCAGTGGGACACCCTTCTACAAAACATTGGTGGTCTTAGCAAACCAGAAACCACACCCAGCAAGAAGGGCATGCCCTGTCCACATTGTGGCGGCACCGACCGCTATGAGTTTAAAAGCGTTGAGAATGGCTTCTACATGTGCAGAGGCTGCGGCGCTGGTGATGGCTGGTCAATGCTGATGAAACGTCTGGGGACGGATTTCAAGGGGGCTGTTGAGCAGGTAGCGCAACACCTTGGCATTGTTCAAGGCTGCAACATTAAAAGACCCATTCCAAGGCCAGCAAAAACTGACGATTTTATAAGCCCTGAAATAAAAACCGCAGAAAACACAGGCAACAAGGCACAATATATCTGGAATCAGTCCGCCATAGACCCGTTTGACCATCCCTACCTTGTGCGAAAACACCTGCCTCCTTTAAAGCTAAGACGCTACCATGACTGTTTGGTTTCACAGGTTTACAACCCACAACAACAGCTCGTAAACCTGCAATTTATTGACCGGGACGGAAATAAAAGGTTTCTACGCGGAGGACAGACAAAAGGCTGCTTTCAGTGGTGGGGAAAGTGGGACAAACATGGTCCGGACAGCTGGTCCATTTTTATCTGCGAAGGGGTAGCGGACGCCATTAGCACCTTTCTTTTTTACCACCAGAGTCGAATTACCATTGCCGCCTATAGTGCTTCCAACATGGCCGCTGTCGGTGAGCAACTTAGGCAACGGTGTCACGGCCATCGGCTAGTTCTGGTCCTCGACAACGACACACCGTCCTCTAATCGTAAGTATCGCCCTGGCATGGCTTCACTGGTTGCCCACCACTGTTTTGATGACATCATCCTGCCGCCGGAAGGCAATGACGCATCCGATATATGGGTCAAACACCATGAGCAATACTAA
- a CDS encoding YfjI family protein, producing the protein MSNTNGLGKLISLDEMRSLHEVIDALIPAPSSDEDNEKDLPVNAPPQVTDAMFPGLLGEITEACCKDTEAVPTSVGAYLLVWFTSHIGRTRYMMIGDEQRWLNNFFLLVGPSGSGKGTSGKGPARIFYQVQDKMQVLFQSAFDAGRGEGLKQCPNLQVHNGGLSSGEGLGFALDDGTDSPIPGRTITDKRLLVIESEMANTLCNMTRQGNTLSAQLRNVYDGVDIKPMTKRDRVSVSDPYICLLGNITPDELLKFDEDRLQSFNGLLNRMLMLWTQPQKLVSRPKTMDSNTLSGFSSTIAEHIMKARNGRFETHWKKLRLQTEPLLFTKSAEDLWDRSYSRLVNQPYSKRIEPLVRRHRLHARLMAAALALFQGHEVVTREDMEGALDWIEFSRQSIVFCYRTQTEQRKVEAIHVMAKKVLYAIHVLCQKNNTCTRTDIHNLCQRKLRREQLTEALELLINQVPPLIQQKLKRLESGRSVPVYLPTADAKCLISRECV; encoded by the coding sequence ATGAGCAATACTAACGGGTTAGGTAAACTGATCAGCCTAGACGAGATGAGAAGCCTGCACGAAGTCATTGACGCCCTGATACCTGCGCCATCGTCTGACGAGGACAATGAAAAAGACCTGCCGGTTAACGCCCCGCCGCAAGTTACAGACGCTATGTTTCCGGGCTTGCTGGGTGAGATTACTGAAGCCTGCTGCAAGGACACAGAAGCAGTCCCGACTTCTGTAGGCGCTTACCTTTTGGTCTGGTTTACATCCCATATTGGTCGTACTCGTTACATGATGATTGGCGACGAGCAACGCTGGCTGAATAATTTTTTCCTTCTGGTTGGGCCTTCGGGGTCAGGCAAGGGAACCTCGGGTAAAGGCCCGGCAAGAATTTTTTACCAGGTACAGGATAAAATGCAGGTTCTGTTCCAGTCCGCTTTTGATGCGGGCCGTGGTGAGGGACTAAAGCAATGCCCAAACCTTCAAGTGCATAATGGTGGGCTGTCATCAGGTGAGGGTCTTGGCTTTGCGCTGGATGACGGAACTGATTCACCCATTCCTGGCAGAACGATTACTGACAAGCGCCTGCTGGTGATTGAAAGCGAGATGGCCAATACACTGTGCAATATGACCAGGCAGGGCAATACATTATCTGCCCAGTTGCGTAACGTCTACGACGGTGTGGACATCAAGCCGATGACAAAACGCGACAGGGTCAGTGTCAGCGATCCTTATATATGCCTGCTTGGTAACATAACCCCTGATGAATTGCTCAAGTTTGATGAAGACCGACTGCAGTCGTTTAATGGTCTGCTGAACCGCATGTTAATGCTATGGACACAGCCACAAAAACTGGTGTCCAGACCCAAAACGATGGATAGCAACACCTTGTCCGGGTTTTCCAGCACAATTGCCGAACATATCATGAAAGCCAGAAATGGCCGGTTTGAAACCCACTGGAAAAAACTCCGGTTACAGACCGAACCGTTGCTGTTCACCAAATCAGCAGAAGACCTGTGGGACAGGTCATATAGCCGATTGGTTAACCAGCCCTACAGTAAACGTATCGAGCCACTGGTCAGACGACACCGATTGCATGCCAGGCTGATGGCTGCGGCTCTAGCTCTGTTTCAGGGACATGAAGTGGTAACAAGGGAAGATATGGAGGGAGCCCTTGACTGGATAGAGTTCTCCAGGCAGTCCATTGTCTTCTGTTATCGAACCCAGACAGAACAGAGAAAGGTTGAGGCGATACACGTCATGGCCAAGAAGGTTCTCTATGCCATTCATGTACTCTGTCAGAAAAACAATACCTGCACCCGTACCGATATACATAATTTATGCCAGCGAAAGCTGCGCAGAGAGCAATTAACCGAGGCACTTGAACTGCTTATTAATCAAGTCCCTCCACTGATCCAGCAGAAACTTAAGCGGCTTGAATCTGGTCGCAGTGTTCCTGTGTACCTGCCGACAGCGGACGCTAAATGTTTGATTAGTAGAGAGTGTGTTTAA
- a CDS encoding tail fiber protein — MTDDIKPAQQLPDFYLDNQPGAPFRAELNTIIAALVSSNAGATEPKNPQAGWLWLNTSKKPWVLYRRNADNTAWIKQYDAQNRPTKNDVKLGRVPNFAATSSITDQSASKFATAKAVSTLNNNKLEKTGIAADSARLGKVPAASYALQTGNYSGLRARATTKVDVGLGRVPDYPISNSTTSKNAKAFASSKAVYDLNMAKLGKSEQAANSKLLNGKADSAFANKTHQHNAEELPTGTTSAPGIVKMNDSTGSNSTREAATANAVRKAKSEAIASGVPSGCIMMWAGTIDKVPNGWKLCDGNGKTKNGIAVPDLRNRFIVGAGSGYAPGKTGGATSARTSSSGAHSHSVKVNSAGAHSHSVTVANTTLSESQMPKHQHKAPVASNQPYGIGDDKAKTPATTYYFRRTSLTSSFGGSRPHTHSASTNSTGAHTHSASTHSAGAHTHTVSTLPPYYALAYIIKL, encoded by the coding sequence ATGACAGATGACATTAAACCGGCTCAGCAGTTGCCGGATTTCTATCTTGACAACCAGCCGGGCGCACCTTTCAGGGCGGAGCTTAACACGATCATCGCCGCCCTGGTGTCCTCCAACGCCGGGGCAACCGAACCGAAGAACCCGCAGGCGGGCTGGCTTTGGCTAAACACTTCGAAAAAGCCATGGGTACTGTACCGGCGCAATGCCGACAACACGGCATGGATCAAGCAGTACGACGCCCAGAACCGGCCCACCAAAAACGATGTCAAGCTGGGCCGGGTGCCAAACTTTGCCGCGACCAGCTCCATTACCGATCAATCAGCCAGCAAGTTTGCCACGGCGAAGGCTGTCAGCACCCTGAACAACAACAAGCTGGAAAAAACAGGCATCGCCGCTGACAGCGCCAGACTGGGTAAAGTTCCTGCCGCCAGCTATGCCCTGCAAACCGGCAATTACTCAGGATTGCGGGCAAGGGCGACCACAAAGGTCGACGTGGGTCTGGGCAGGGTGCCGGATTACCCCATCAGCAACAGCACGACCAGCAAAAACGCCAAGGCCTTTGCCAGCTCAAAAGCCGTCTATGACCTGAACATGGCGAAGCTGGGCAAGAGCGAGCAGGCTGCCAACAGCAAGCTACTGAACGGCAAGGCAGACAGTGCCTTTGCCAACAAAACCCACCAACACAATGCCGAAGAATTGCCAACGGGGACAACCAGCGCGCCCGGCATTGTAAAGATGAACGACAGCACCGGCAGCAACAGTACCAGAGAGGCGGCCACGGCCAACGCGGTGCGCAAGGCCAAGTCTGAGGCGATTGCCTCGGGTGTCCCTTCCGGCTGTATCATGATGTGGGCAGGTACTATCGATAAGGTGCCGAATGGCTGGAAACTGTGCGATGGCAATGGCAAGACCAAAAATGGCATAGCAGTCCCTGACCTGAGGAACCGGTTTATTGTCGGGGCGGGCTCCGGTTACGCGCCCGGCAAGACGGGTGGCGCTACCTCGGCAAGAACCAGCAGCTCCGGGGCGCACAGTCATTCGGTGAAGGTTAATTCGGCTGGGGCGCATAGTCACTCGGTGACAGTTGCTAATACAACGCTGTCTGAAAGTCAGATGCCAAAACATCAGCATAAAGCACCCGTTGCTTCAAACCAACCTTACGGCATAGGTGATGATAAAGCTAAAACTCCCGCCACTACTTATTACTTCAGAAGAACATCCCTTACTTCTTCTTTTGGTGGCTCCAGACCCCACACCCACTCCGCCAGCACCAACAGCACCGGCGCACACACCCACTCCGCCAGCACCCACAGCGCCGGAGCCCACACCCATACCGTCAGCACCCTGCCACCCTATTACGCCCTAGCTTACATCATCAAACTGTAG
- a CDS encoding phage tail protein, with translation MVSAVVGAVVAAAGWVASNAAVVAIGAMVAYGVKVGRDLSKLKGKSQGTSPSDRKQMVRSSNGPLVGLLGRSEISGTIFFAEEIKSGSQLHLCLALCGHAAKAGKPVIRKCHRIMMDDVEVPQGSSHNGKVYVRVYDGSQTSINDIEKRLKDCYSWQDDMVGKGICFAHLHLKFDRNLFPNGLPNFKFLLDSEGFEDREEKKPVLMNSAVALERYLRDVLEADNDEINRDLFDQAIAICNETVIGSNGKPEPRYGCNGCWDYSESHRSVIENIVQTCAGSLEYVDGQFGLRAGAYNGPPDFVLTTNDIIGDIVVQPMPERKELSNVVSGTHVNPDFNYQTVDFPEVRSEEYIKQDGEELNTDFDLEMVHSTYQAQRLASLHMNRSRLSTVTVPCNFRGYECGLGRNIRLDAKVLGYDNTEFTVEGWEFTHDKGVNLVLRQDYPELWNDYIGKTPVPPPDTILPNPRECLPVDGLRYSERQVNNVWESRLDWSHRYPGAIREYRIQVFRGDEPKPGNISAEYTSREPRCIFQLPEQDRHMAQVRAVNTFGTVSVPVAVFFFVTIPEVTVTSVSVPETDNSVYPCRAYVVWQTTGDNQYPADSVQYECETRLGNNKWLSAGTGLAKSRWLEGLVAGDYQVRVRARTPMNTFSGWRSQSFSVYVAEQPKNLSFKPVDSPTYWGRLSWEGSGVNFIVQVLQGSKLMHSEGTTQRELYLDWQPPGNYQLRVRSVAGASESGWASVNAVVNSLLPPKDLKYKPSPDNPSSSGVLTWTPADRRTEFHEIEVLKESQRLFAATDSGNFQLLPALVPDTYIGRVRSVWRQATSGWKTVTIRITESVDVPENLIINPPNDASYQGDFSWSAVAGSFAVRIRQAGNNVIETTVISNNYRIPLLPVGLYSANVRSLGTFSDSIWVSTPLDVLPPEPPSDLEFTETPDNAASYGSLTWESSPSAGVSGYLVKIRDSNGTEIVTTQTVTTRYAVGNLPVGRYQALVSAVSFQGSDKSSPVSTDIVVSSLNSPKNLSYSESLVDTGTGLTTQVIFRWEAGDSRTQNYDVEYRNLEEAIWSGLYSGPSATATINGLAAGDYFFRVRALSYADQSGWSQIGVQVKGFNQPPADVENLQLRALGSQQALLTWGQISSPDVINGGSVHVRHTYLIGPAAVWESSVPLTERLPGNTTFFSVPLLSGTYFVKAVNGNGYWSKIAASVVSTMGNLLGYNRVVEREEPNDWPGEKNKAVIDSGGSISFAEDDSNTDPPFYIMDQPLDLGALLTVRLYLECDGSVYEVDTIDERTQPMDDWPMFDGVEPGGTSLQYHVSSTEDDPNGSDVEWSDWTQFLVGEFRARAFRLRISLMTDSKAAAGTVSNLKLMADVPDRSETARNIEAPANGLTLEYQTPFLAPAVIGITLHGAKTGDYWDFIKSDEKGFTVRFFNRNGDGIAANFDYLATSYGEQ, from the coding sequence ATGGTTTCCGCCGTCGTCGGTGCCGTTGTTGCTGCCGCAGGTTGGGTGGCCTCCAATGCCGCCGTTGTCGCCATTGGCGCGATGGTCGCCTACGGCGTGAAGGTAGGGCGCGACCTAAGCAAATTAAAAGGCAAGAGTCAGGGGACTTCTCCCAGCGACCGCAAGCAGATGGTCCGATCCAGTAACGGGCCGCTGGTCGGGTTGCTGGGCAGGAGTGAGATTTCCGGAACCATCTTCTTTGCCGAGGAGATCAAGAGTGGCTCGCAACTGCATCTCTGCCTGGCCTTGTGCGGCCACGCCGCAAAGGCTGGCAAGCCGGTGATCAGGAAATGCCACCGGATCATGATGGACGACGTAGAGGTGCCGCAGGGCAGCAGCCATAATGGCAAGGTTTATGTTCGGGTGTACGATGGCAGTCAGACCAGTATTAATGACATTGAGAAGCGATTGAAAGACTGCTACAGCTGGCAGGATGATATGGTCGGCAAGGGCATCTGCTTTGCCCACCTGCACTTAAAGTTTGACAGGAACCTGTTTCCAAACGGCCTGCCGAACTTCAAGTTCCTGCTCGATAGCGAGGGCTTTGAGGACAGGGAAGAGAAAAAGCCTGTATTGATGAACAGTGCTGTTGCTTTGGAGCGTTACCTGCGTGACGTGCTTGAGGCGGACAACGACGAGATCAACCGTGACCTGTTTGACCAGGCCATAGCCATCTGTAATGAAACGGTCATCGGATCGAATGGCAAACCTGAGCCACGTTATGGTTGCAATGGTTGCTGGGACTACAGCGAAAGTCATCGCAGTGTCATTGAAAATATTGTTCAGACCTGCGCCGGGTCTCTTGAATATGTCGATGGCCAGTTTGGGCTAAGGGCTGGTGCCTATAACGGGCCGCCAGACTTTGTCCTGACTACCAATGATATTATTGGCGACATTGTCGTCCAGCCTATGCCAGAGCGCAAAGAGCTAAGCAATGTTGTTAGTGGAACCCATGTTAATCCTGACTTTAATTACCAGACCGTTGATTTTCCAGAGGTCAGGTCGGAAGAGTATATCAAGCAGGATGGCGAAGAGCTGAACACCGACTTTGACCTTGAGATGGTACACAGCACCTACCAGGCACAGCGCCTTGCCAGCCTGCACATGAACCGATCAAGGCTCAGTACTGTTACAGTGCCATGCAATTTCAGGGGCTATGAGTGCGGGCTGGGCAGGAACATCCGTCTGGATGCAAAAGTTCTGGGCTATGACAATACAGAGTTCACTGTTGAAGGCTGGGAGTTTACCCATGACAAGGGTGTGAACCTTGTCCTGCGTCAGGACTATCCCGAGCTATGGAATGACTATATCGGCAAGACGCCTGTTCCGCCGCCTGACACGATACTGCCCAACCCCCGTGAGTGCCTGCCGGTTGACGGCCTGCGCTATTCCGAGCGGCAGGTAAATAACGTCTGGGAGAGCCGACTCGACTGGAGCCATCGCTACCCCGGCGCGATCCGTGAGTACCGGATACAGGTATTCCGTGGCGACGAGCCAAAGCCCGGCAACATCAGCGCCGAGTACACCAGCCGCGAGCCCCGCTGTATCTTCCAGCTGCCGGAGCAAGACCGGCACATGGCGCAGGTGCGGGCGGTCAACACCTTCGGCACGGTGTCAGTGCCGGTGGCGGTCTTTTTCTTTGTCACCATCCCCGAGGTCACGGTTACCTCGGTCTCGGTGCCAGAGACCGACAACAGCGTCTATCCCTGCAGGGCTTACGTGGTCTGGCAAACAACCGGCGACAACCAGTACCCGGCTGACAGTGTCCAGTATGAATGCGAAACACGGCTGGGTAACAATAAATGGCTCAGTGCCGGAACCGGACTGGCTAAAAGCCGCTGGCTGGAAGGGCTGGTTGCCGGTGACTACCAGGTTCGGGTGCGGGCAAGGACGCCCATGAACACGTTCAGCGGCTGGCGGAGCCAGTCTTTCAGCGTGTATGTGGCGGAACAGCCCAAAAACCTGTCGTTTAAGCCCGTAGACAGCCCGACCTACTGGGGGCGGCTGAGCTGGGAAGGCTCCGGCGTCAACTTTATTGTGCAGGTGCTGCAGGGCTCAAAGCTCATGCACAGCGAGGGCACCACGCAGAGGGAGCTGTACCTCGACTGGCAGCCCCCCGGCAATTACCAGCTGCGGGTGCGCTCGGTGGCGGGTGCCAGTGAGTCAGGCTGGGCCAGCGTCAATGCCGTGGTCAACAGCCTGCTGCCACCCAAAGACCTGAAGTACAAGCCTTCGCCGGACAATCCTTCATCCTCTGGGGTGTTAACCTGGACACCGGCAGACCGCCGGACTGAGTTCCATGAGATTGAGGTTCTGAAGGAGAGCCAGCGGCTGTTTGCCGCGACAGATTCAGGCAACTTCCAGCTGCTGCCAGCCCTTGTGCCGGACACTTACATTGGACGAGTCAGGTCGGTCTGGCGACAAGCGACGTCTGGCTGGAAAACCGTCACTATTCGCATCACCGAAAGCGTAGACGTTCCTGAAAACCTGATTATCAACCCGCCTAATGACGCCAGCTATCAGGGCGACTTTTCATGGTCGGCAGTGGCAGGCAGCTTTGCCGTTCGTATCCGCCAAGCCGGTAACAATGTAATTGAAACGACGGTGATCAGTAATAACTATCGAATACCGTTGTTGCCTGTAGGTCTATACAGTGCCAATGTTCGCTCCCTGGGAACATTCAGTGATTCCATTTGGGTGAGTACGCCGCTGGATGTATTGCCACCGGAACCCCCGTCTGATCTGGAATTTACCGAGACACCAGATAACGCCGCCAGTTATGGCTCCCTGACATGGGAGTCCTCCCCATCGGCGGGCGTATCGGGCTACCTTGTCAAAATCAGGGACAGCAACGGGACAGAAATAGTTACGACTCAGACGGTAACGACCCGTTATGCGGTGGGCAATTTGCCTGTTGGTCGTTATCAAGCGCTGGTCAGTGCAGTCAGTTTTCAGGGCAGTGATAAAAGTTCGCCGGTCAGTACAGACATTGTCGTCAGCTCCCTCAACAGTCCAAAAAACTTGAGCTACAGCGAGTCCCTTGTTGATACCGGCACAGGATTGACGACACAGGTTATCTTTCGCTGGGAAGCCGGTGACAGCCGGACGCAGAATTATGATGTGGAGTACCGTAATCTGGAGGAGGCTATCTGGAGCGGTTTGTACTCTGGACCATCAGCGACCGCGACCATTAACGGGCTGGCTGCCGGTGATTATTTTTTCCGGGTCCGGGCATTAAGCTATGCCGACCAGTCCGGCTGGTCGCAGATCGGGGTGCAGGTCAAAGGCTTTAATCAGCCGCCTGCTGATGTAGAAAACCTCCAGCTCAGGGCATTGGGCAGCCAGCAGGCGCTGTTGACCTGGGGCCAGATTAGCAGCCCCGATGTGATCAACGGCGGCTCGGTGCATGTTCGCCATACTTACCTGATCGGTCCAGCGGCGGTGTGGGAATCTTCGGTTCCATTAACCGAACGGCTGCCAGGCAATACCACGTTTTTTAGTGTCCCGCTGTTGTCAGGCACTTACTTTGTCAAGGCGGTTAACGGCAATGGCTACTGGTCAAAGATCGCCGCCAGTGTTGTCTCGACTATGGGTAACCTGCTCGGTTATAACCGGGTAGTCGAAAGGGAAGAACCCAACGACTGGCCCGGTGAGAAAAACAAGGCAGTCATTGACTCCGGCGGCTCTATCTCGTTCGCGGAGGACGATAGTAATACTGACCCACCGTTTTATATCATGGACCAGCCCCTGGACCTGGGCGCGTTGCTGACGGTGCGTCTGTACCTTGAGTGCGACGGCTCTGTGTATGAGGTCGATACCATTGACGAGCGCACCCAGCCGATGGACGACTGGCCGATGTTTGACGGGGTTGAGCCTGGCGGCACTTCACTACAGTACCATGTCAGTTCCACCGAGGATGACCCGAACGGCTCAGATGTAGAGTGGTCTGACTGGACCCAGTTTCTTGTGGGTGAGTTCCGGGCGCGGGCGTTCCGCCTGAGAATTTCATTAATGACCGACTCCAAAGCAGCCGCCGGGACGGTCAGTAACCTCAAATTAATGGCTGATGTACCGGATCGTAGTGAAACCGCCCGTAACATTGAAGCCCCCGCCAATGGCCTGACCCTGGAATATCAGACCCCGTTTCTAGCACCTGCCGTTATCGGCATCACCCTGCACGGTGCCAAGACCGGTGATTACTGGGACTTTATTAAAAGCGATGAGAAAGGCTTTACCGTCCGGTTCTTTAACCGCAACGGCGACGGCATAGCGGCAAACTTTGACTACCTGGCAACGTCCTATGGTGAGCAGTGA
- a CDS encoding DUF6950 family protein has protein sequence MRNHNWHVDLAHFIEERRHRPFVWGEHDCCLFCADAAVLTCGTDPAEPYRGRYDDEPGAWQALKDYGDGTIAGAWSKCFDEIEVRQIQRGDVCLFEANPAAELPQARHACALSFGSRLWVVTPGDGGLRTLPLSSAVKAWRVE, from the coding sequence GTGAGGAACCACAACTGGCACGTTGACCTGGCCCATTTTATCGAAGAACGCAGGCACCGCCCCTTTGTCTGGGGCGAGCATGACTGCTGCCTGTTTTGTGCCGATGCGGCGGTGCTGACCTGCGGCACTGACCCGGCTGAACCTTACCGGGGCCGGTACGATGACGAGCCGGGTGCGTGGCAGGCATTGAAAGATTACGGGGACGGCACCATTGCCGGAGCCTGGTCAAAGTGTTTTGACGAGATTGAGGTGAGGCAAATTCAGCGCGGCGACGTCTGTTTGTTCGAGGCCAACCCTGCGGCAGAGTTGCCGCAAGCGCGTCACGCCTGCGCACTTAGTTTCGGCAGCAGGCTGTGGGTGGTTACGCCCGGTGATGGCGGGCTGCGGACCTTACCGTTGTCCAGTGCGGTCAAAGCCTGGAGGGTTGAGTAA